Proteins encoded in a region of the Campylobacter sp. MIT 99-7217 genome:
- a CDS encoding D-alanine--D-alanine ligase, whose translation MTYAILFGANSYEHEISIVSAIVLKKVLRSNMLFIFCDKDRNFYLIDNDKMNAKTFSSKAFLKEKKLFLAKGGFFEKGLFGEKKLEADIIINLIHGKDGEDGKIAALLEFFELSYIGPRLEASVLSYNKELTKLYAQKVGVKTLAYKLLKKYDKKSLEQDLAFPCILKPARLGSSIGISVVKNKEELSYALDVGFEFDDEIVVEDFIKDIKEYNLAGCMFKDEFCFSIIEEPKKKELLDFEQKYLSFSGNSEAKEAVLDESLKEKLKDAFKKIYNPLFKGALIRCDFFVLDNEVYINEINPNPGSLANYLFDDFSLVVERLAQDLKKEKKVNIDYAFLHSINGQKGKL comes from the coding sequence ATGACTTATGCGATACTTTTTGGTGCAAATTCTTATGAACATGAGATCAGTATAGTTAGTGCCATTGTGTTAAAAAAGGTTTTAAGATCAAATATGCTTTTTATTTTTTGTGATAAAGATAGAAATTTTTATCTCATTGATAATGATAAAATGAATGCAAAGACTTTTAGCTCAAAAGCCTTTTTAAAAGAAAAAAAACTTTTTCTAGCTAAGGGAGGCTTTTTTGAAAAAGGCTTATTTGGAGAAAAAAAGCTTGAGGCTGATATCATCATCAACCTCATACATGGCAAGGACGGAGAAGATGGTAAAATAGCAGCCTTGCTTGAGTTTTTCGAGCTTTCTTACATAGGACCAAGACTTGAAGCAAGTGTGCTAAGCTATAACAAAGAGCTTACCAAACTTTACGCACAAAAAGTAGGCGTAAAAACCTTAGCTTATAAGCTTTTAAAAAAGTATGATAAAAAAAGCTTGGAGCAAGACCTTGCTTTTCCATGTATCCTTAAGCCAGCTAGACTTGGCTCTAGTATAGGCATTAGTGTTGTAAAAAATAAAGAGGAGCTTTCTTACGCTCTTGATGTGGGCTTTGAATTTGATGATGAGATTGTTGTTGAAGATTTTATCAAGGACATAAAAGAATACAATCTTGCAGGTTGTATGTTTAAAGATGAGTTTTGCTTTTCTATCATAGAAGAGCCGAAGAAAAAAGAGCTTTTGGACTTTGAACAAAAATACCTCAGCTTTTCAGGAAATAGCGAAGCCAAAGAAGCTGTGCTTGATGAGAGTTTAAAAGAAAAACTCAAAGATGCTTTCAAAAAAATTTATAATCCCCTTTTTAAAGGTGCTTTGATAAGATGTGATTTTTTTGTTTTGGATAATGAGGTTTATATCAATGAAATTAACCCAAATCCGGGCTCCTTGGCAAATTATTTATTTGATGACTTTTCTTTGGTTGTAGAAAGACTGGCTCAGGACTTAAAGAAAGAAAAAAAGGTCAATATTGATTACGCCTTTTTACACTCTATCAACGGACAGAAAGGAAAATTATAA
- a CDS encoding UDP-N-acetylmuramoyl-tripeptide--D-alanyl-D-alanine ligase: MIVTLTLSFFLQFIYIFLINFCLGFYLITALQWYSYKLNRVFFHFSKPLWHVYFLLLPFLALLFLPSYFYLGFLFLIQAPMLFFWHKRLDKKLVFTTKVKVFFAFLLFFSLVFSACKFIAIPPYFLISIALLLNDDLKFYLLTIFISLFSPLPLIFSLIFLKIYSILANIFYIKKARKKLSNLKDLTIILITASFGKTSIKNFLYELLKEDFKVHKTPRSVNTLLGITADINENLDESTQIYIAEAGARQKGDILEITELLNPQLCIVGEIGEAHLEYFKSKEAIRQTKLEALQTNRLKKAFLHSSTKMNETEQILIYDKALKSVHSSLEGLSFKLQIHEQEFEFKANLLGSFNAQNLCACILVANFLGISLEKLQNYTQKIKPVEHRLQIISKEPKLIIDDGFNGNFNGMSESYKLCKTYKGRRVLVSPGIIEVNEEQNIKLCELINECFDLAIITASVNLAVFKKYLHIEKIIVENKETLVDILAQHTKNGDLILFSNDAPTFM; the protein is encoded by the coding sequence ATGATTGTTACTTTGACACTTAGCTTTTTTTTACAATTTATTTATATTTTTCTCATTAATTTTTGCCTTGGCTTTTATCTCATCACAGCCTTGCAGTGGTATTCTTATAAGCTAAATAGAGTATTTTTTCATTTTTCCAAGCCCTTGTGGCATGTGTATTTTTTACTTTTGCCCTTTTTAGCGCTTTTGTTTTTGCCCTCTTATTTTTACCTTGGCTTTTTGTTTTTGATTCAAGCTCCTATGCTCTTTTTTTGGCATAAAAGGCTTGATAAAAAGCTTGTTTTTACAACAAAAGTTAAGGTCTTTTTCGCTTTTTTGCTTTTTTTTAGCCTTGTTTTTTCTGCATGCAAATTTATAGCCATTCCGCCCTATTTCTTAATTTCTATTGCTCTTTTACTTAATGATGATTTGAAATTTTATTTGCTTACTATTTTTATCAGCCTTTTTTCGCCCTTGCCTCTTATTTTTTCACTGATTTTTCTTAAAATTTATAGCATTCTTGCTAATATTTTTTATATCAAAAAGGCTAGGAAAAAACTTAGTAATTTAAAAGATCTTACCATTATCTTAATCACAGCTAGCTTTGGAAAAACCAGCATTAAAAACTTCCTTTATGAGCTTTTAAAAGAGGATTTTAAGGTGCATAAAACCCCAAGATCAGTAAATACCCTCCTTGGCATAACAGCTGATATCAATGAAAATTTAGATGAAAGCACTCAAATTTACATAGCTGAAGCAGGAGCAAGACAAAAAGGCGATATCTTAGAAATCACAGAGCTTTTAAACCCTCAGCTTTGCATAGTTGGCGAAATCGGCGAGGCGCATTTGGAGTATTTTAAAAGCAAGGAAGCGATCCGCCAAACCAAGCTTGAAGCCTTGCAAACAAATCGTTTGAAAAAAGCTTTTTTGCATTCTAGCACTAAAATGAACGAAACGGAGCAAATTCTCATCTATGATAAGGCTTTAAAAAGCGTTCATTCAAGCCTTGAAGGACTTAGCTTTAAGCTACAAATTCATGAGCAAGAATTTGAATTTAAGGCTAATTTACTTGGCAGTTTTAACGCGCAAAATCTTTGTGCTTGTATCCTTGTGGCAAATTTTTTGGGCATAAGCCTTGAAAAGCTACAAAACTACACTCAAAAAATAAAGCCTGTTGAACACCGCTTGCAAATCATTTCCAAAGAGCCAAAACTCATCATTGATGATGGCTTTAATGGCAATTTTAACGGCATGAGCGAAAGTTACAAACTTTGCAAAACATACAAGGGAAGAAGAGTTTTAGTAAGTCCTGGTATCATAGAAGTAAATGAAGAGCAAAATATCAAGCTTTGCGAGCTTATAAATGAATGTTTTGATCTTGCTATCATCACAGCAAGTGTAAATCTTGCTGTATTTAAAAAGTATTTACATATAGAAAAAATCATTGTAGAAAATAAAGAAACCTTAGTTGATATTTTAGCACAACATACTAAAAATGGGGATTTAATCCTCTTTTCAAATGACGCACCAACTTTTATGTAA
- a CDS encoding DUF342 domain-containing protein, which yields MSDIKITTLTENPYEELKKVATNHAIEAKNLDFMILGFSTSYTNDDVEWKKISEKELNIFEDNAFFLNPNLKIKQEYKIQIYKKNNNYAKNSKHIELVVNEDHTELKALLQVKNLVIDEYLGMDILQNIYKKMLKKSLFIGVRVFDFKQQVLSLVKSLKEQGAKEEQVSIIVAKGVLPTPPENEKLYLTYKHTMAEKTGTPINQISIVGVDENELVLTLIKEKLAQNGRGLNLNFITNEATLENHKIEYSCTENLEAKESEEKIEYFAKKKGFVLEENHKFDIANTLDFSSVNFKSNGFIYAGLDKNVTINIINTSSMEEAVNSGVLIECENLNINGSVAQNTTLKATNLKLIGSTHTKSKIYAKNSHISTHRGYLEGEEADFDILENGQVQVKILRTKKALGGNIKAEKAYINDLNSNNTTEFTQLVVIDRCSGNNNKFLAQSIVQDDESEKQLEEIAQRQKAIPALINSLEQVINSSSEGIEILNKKIQRMQEQNQTIPPNYTQMIKKFQSYQDELKSLQDENQNLQNKKQEIHDKLQGIGLEILNAKIINKDGVWSDLNEVKFKLAYPKSELSYSTQKDEQIKCFSLVKNEDDEIKLQKSNEFDEKDIQ from the coding sequence ATGAGCGATATTAAGATCACTACTCTTACTGAAAATCCCTATGAAGAGCTAAAAAAAGTAGCTACAAATCATGCTATAGAGGCTAAAAACCTTGATTTCATGATACTTGGATTTTCTACATCTTATACAAATGATGATGTAGAGTGGAAAAAAATCAGCGAAAAAGAACTCAATATCTTTGAAGATAACGCTTTTTTCTTGAACCCTAACTTAAAAATCAAACAAGAATATAAAATTCAAATTTATAAAAAAAATAACAATTACGCCAAAAACAGCAAGCATATCGAACTTGTCGTTAATGAAGACCACACGGAGCTTAAAGCACTTTTGCAGGTAAAAAATTTGGTCATTGATGAGTATTTGGGTATGGATATTTTACAAAATATTTATAAAAAAATGCTCAAAAAATCCTTATTTATCGGTGTTCGCGTGTTTGATTTTAAACAACAAGTGCTAAGTCTCGTGAAGTCCTTAAAAGAACAAGGTGCAAAAGAAGAGCAAGTAAGTATCATCGTAGCTAAAGGTGTTTTGCCAACACCTCCTGAAAATGAAAAACTTTATCTTACTTATAAGCACACAATGGCTGAAAAAACAGGCACTCCAATCAATCAAATTTCTATCGTGGGTGTTGATGAAAACGAGCTTGTTTTAACCTTGATCAAAGAAAAACTTGCTCAAAACGGCAGAGGGCTTAATCTAAATTTTATCACAAACGAAGCCACTTTAGAAAATCACAAGATAGAATACTCCTGCACAGAAAATTTAGAGGCTAAAGAAAGTGAAGAAAAGATAGAGTATTTTGCCAAAAAAAAGGGCTTTGTACTTGAGGAAAATCATAAATTTGATATTGCTAATACGCTTGATTTTAGCTCTGTTAATTTTAAAAGCAATGGCTTTATTTACGCGGGCCTAGATAAAAATGTAACTATTAATATCATTAATACTTCAAGCATGGAAGAAGCTGTAAATTCAGGGGTTTTGATAGAGTGTGAAAATCTCAACATTAACGGAAGCGTAGCACAAAACACAACTTTAAAAGCTACAAATTTAAAACTCATAGGAAGCACGCACACTAAAAGTAAAATTTATGCAAAAAATTCTCACATAAGCACTCACAGAGGATATTTAGAAGGCGAAGAGGCGGATTTTGATATTTTAGAAAATGGACAGGTTCAAGTTAAGATTTTAAGGACAAAAAAAGCCCTTGGTGGAAATATCAAGGCTGAAAAAGCTTATATCAACGATCTTAATAGCAACAATACAACTGAATTTACCCAGCTTGTCGTCATTGATCGTTGTTCTGGCAATAATAATAAATTTCTTGCCCAAAGCATAGTTCAAGATGATGAGTCAGAAAAACAACTAGAAGAAATAGCCCAAAGACAAAAAGCTATACCTGCTTTAATCAATTCTTTAGAACAGGTTATCAACTCAAGTAGCGAGGGTATAGAGATCTTAAACAAAAAAATACAACGCATGCAAGAACAAAATCAAACCATACCTCCAAACTACACTCAAATGATCAAGAAATTTCAAAGCTATCAAGATGAGCTAAAAAGCCTTCAAGATGAAAATCAAAACTTGCAAAACAAAAAGCAAGAAATTCATGATAAACTGCAAGGCATAGGACTTGAGATACTTAATGCAAAGATTATCAACAAAGACGGGGTTTGGAGTGATTTAAATGAGGTTAAATTTAAGCTAGCCTATCCCAAAAGTGAGCTTTCTTACTCCACACAAAAAGATGAACAAATCAAATGTTTTTCTCTTGTAAAAAATGAAGATGATGAGATCAAACTTCAAAAATCAAACGAATTTGATGAAAAGGACATTCAGTGA
- the pstC gene encoding phosphate ABC transporter permease subunit PstC, which produces MIKEKLIKFSLFFCAFVSVIVSFAIMLTILVEALKFFQKESLFTFLFSSQWAADAAFVSLDGTTGHGVFGAASLFWGTFYISLIAMLTALPLGIMCAIYLGVYASKKSKNYLKPILEIIAGIPTVVFGFFAVIVIAPLIVYSFKALGLEASYQSALGAGFIMGIMIVPIVASLSQDCIEAVSEKRINGAYALGMTKKEVIFAVILPEAMPGIIAACLLGLSRALGETMIVVMAASLRPNLSFNFLEDMTTVTVHIVQALQGDQAFDSSLALSAFSLGLFLFIITLIINMFSVYLINRFHKVKSL; this is translated from the coding sequence TTGATAAAAGAAAAGCTTATTAAATTTAGTCTTTTTTTTTGTGCCTTTGTAAGCGTGATAGTAAGCTTTGCTATCATGCTTACGATCTTAGTTGAGGCCTTGAAATTCTTTCAAAAAGAAAGCCTTTTTACCTTTTTATTTTCAAGCCAGTGGGCAGCTGATGCAGCCTTTGTGAGCCTTGATGGCACTACAGGGCATGGAGTTTTTGGAGCAGCTTCTCTTTTTTGGGGTACTTTTTATATCTCGCTCATTGCTATGCTAACAGCCTTGCCGCTTGGCATAATGTGTGCTATTTATTTAGGCGTGTATGCAAGCAAAAAGTCTAAAAACTATCTTAAGCCTATACTTGAAATAATAGCTGGCATTCCAACCGTTGTTTTTGGCTTTTTTGCTGTCATAGTTATAGCCCCACTTATCGTTTATAGCTTCAAGGCTCTTGGCTTAGAAGCAAGTTATCAAAGTGCCCTAGGAGCTGGCTTTATCATGGGTATAATGATAGTTCCTATCGTAGCTTCTTTGTCGCAAGACTGCATAGAAGCAGTAAGTGAAAAAAGGATAAACGGCGCTTATGCCTTGGGCATGACAAAAAAAGAAGTGATCTTTGCAGTGATCTTGCCTGAGGCAATGCCAGGCATTATAGCAGCTTGTTTATTAGGACTTTCAAGAGCCTTAGGCGAGACCATGATAGTTGTTATGGCTGCTTCTTTAAGACCAAATTTAAGCTTTAATTTTTTAGAAGATATGACCACAGTAACCGTTCATATAGTCCAAGCCTTGCAAGGCGATCAAGCCTTTGATAGCTCCTTAGCACTTAGTGCTTTTTCTTTGGGGCTTTTTCTTTTCATCATCACGCTTATCATCAATATGTTTAGCGTTTATCTTATCAACAGATTTCACAAGGTTAAAAGTTTATGA
- a CDS encoding type II toxin-antitoxin system Phd/YefM family antitoxin translates to MLSFSQDEIFTATELVRNFSTILNQVSTKDKKVVILKNNKFEAVMLSVKEYEKLYDAMKLLESIYQKNQK, encoded by the coding sequence ATGCTCTCTTTTAGCCAAGATGAAATTTTTACTGCTACTGAGCTTGTCAGAAATTTTAGCACCATACTTAATCAAGTCAGCACCAAGGATAAAAAGGTCGTGATCTTAAAAAATAACAAATTTGAAGCTGTCATGTTAAGCGTAAAAGAATACGAAAAGCTTTATGATGCAATGAAACTTTTAGAATCCATCTATCAAAAAAATCAAAAGTGA
- the pstB gene encoding phosphate ABC transporter ATP-binding protein PstB, giving the protein MVAKVVNLNLFYGKKQALFDINMQIAKNKITALIGASGCGKSTFLRCFNRMNDKIAKISGIVEVAGKDVKLVDPVELRKDVGMVFQQPNVFVKSIYENISYAPKLHGMIKHKDEEEALVVDCLQKVGLFEEVKDKLKQNALALSGGQQQRLCIARALAIKPKLLLLDEPTSALDPISSAVIEELIKELSHNLSMLMVTHNMQQGKRVADYTAFFHLGELVEFGESKSFFEDPKEEKTKAYLSGAFG; this is encoded by the coding sequence ATGGTAGCAAAAGTTGTCAATTTAAATTTATTTTATGGCAAAAAACAAGCCCTTTTTGATATAAATATGCAAATTGCAAAAAACAAAATCACTGCCTTAATAGGTGCTTCAGGGTGTGGAAAATCCACATTTTTAAGGTGTTTTAACCGTATGAATGATAAGATCGCTAAGATAAGTGGCATAGTAGAAGTTGCTGGAAAAGATGTTAAGCTTGTTGATCCTGTCGAACTTCGCAAAGATGTAGGCATGGTTTTTCAACAACCTAATGTCTTTGTAAAAAGCATTTATGAAAATATCTCCTATGCTCCAAAGCTTCACGGCATGATAAAGCATAAGGACGAAGAAGAAGCCTTGGTTGTGGATTGCTTGCAAAAGGTGGGACTTTTTGAGGAGGTTAAGGACAAGCTCAAGCAAAATGCCCTAGCTCTTTCAGGAGGACAACAACAAAGGCTTTGTATAGCAAGAGCTTTAGCTATAAAGCCTAAACTCTTGCTCTTAGATGAGCCAACCTCAGCTCTTGATCCTATATCAAGTGCTGTGATTGAAGAACTGATCAAAGAGCTTAGTCATAACCTTTCTATGCTTATGGTAACGCATAATATGCAGCAAGGAAAAAGGGTGGCTGATTACACAGCCTTTTTTCATCTTGGCGAGCTTGTGGAATTTGGCGAAAGCAAAAGCTTTTTTGAAGATCCAAAAGAAGAAAAAACAAAGGCTTATTTAAGTGGGGCTTTTGGCTAG
- the pstA gene encoding phosphate ABC transporter permease PstA, which translates to MKNLKERKKSSKKFRLFCKMGLYINLAFLLVFMASIFYLGFPAFKQTYIFVGKDTNQSVINLLSRAERRLLRAEGIKEPTWLLANAEVDQYTKEKFNRLSDEEVAIIDTLIQENKIKERFNANFFLLGDSKTAPEKAGVLASVVGTLLCMFICMLVAVPIGVAAAIYLEEFARQNLLTHTIEVCINNLAGIPSIIFGLLGLALFINFFGMPRSSALVGGLTLALMSLPIIIVATKAALKSVDVHMKNAALALGFTKWQMVKGIVLPLAMPMIMTGSILALAQAIGETAPLMLIGMIAFIPDIASNISEPTTVLPALIYNWASMPERAFLERAAAGILVLLALLSVLNLVAIFLRKYFQGKQQW; encoded by the coding sequence ATGAAAAATTTAAAAGAAAGAAAAAAATCCTCGAAAAAATTCCGCCTTTTTTGTAAAATGGGACTTTATATCAATCTCGCTTTTTTACTAGTATTTATGGCTAGTATTTTTTATCTTGGTTTTCCAGCCTTTAAACAAACCTATATTTTTGTAGGTAAAGATACCAACCAAAGCGTTATTAACCTACTTTCAAGGGCTGAAAGAAGATTATTAAGAGCTGAGGGCATTAAAGAGCCTACTTGGCTTTTAGCAAATGCTGAAGTCGATCAATACACAAAAGAAAAATTTAACCGCTTAAGTGATGAAGAAGTAGCCATCATTGATACGCTTATTCAAGAAAATAAAATTAAAGAGCGTTTTAATGCTAATTTCTTTCTTTTAGGCGATTCCAAAACAGCCCCTGAAAAAGCTGGGGTTTTAGCCTCTGTGGTTGGTACTTTACTTTGCATGTTTATTTGTATGCTTGTGGCTGTTCCTATAGGAGTGGCTGCTGCTATTTATTTGGAAGAATTTGCAAGGCAAAATTTACTCACCCACACTATAGAAGTGTGTATCAATAATTTAGCCGGCATTCCTAGCATTATCTTTGGGCTTTTAGGGCTTGCTTTGTTTATAAATTTCTTTGGCATGCCTCGCTCATCAGCTCTTGTTGGAGGACTGACCCTAGCTTTGATGAGCCTTCCTATCATCATCGTAGCCACAAAGGCAGCCTTAAAAAGCGTTGATGTGCATATGAAAAATGCAGCCTTAGCACTTGGCTTTACAAAATGGCAAATGGTAAAAGGCATAGTTTTGCCTTTGGCTATGCCTATGATCATGACAGGTTCTATCCTAGCTCTAGCTCAAGCTATTGGAGAGACCGCTCCTTTGATGCTAATAGGCATGATAGCCTTTATCCCTGATATAGCCTCAAATATAAGCGAGCCAACCACGGTTTTACCAGCTTTGATTTATAACTGGGCTTCTATGCCAGAAAGAGCCTTTTTAGAAAGAGCAGCAGCTGGTATTTTAGTGCTTTTAGCCCTTTTAAGCGTGCTAAATTTAGTCGCTATTTTTTTAAGAAAATATTTTCAAGGAAAACAACAATGGTAG
- the ruvA gene encoding Holliday junction branch migration protein RuvA, with amino-acid sequence MIYAIEGIVTQKEPTFVIIKTSSGLSYGVFVSLFCSTKIEKGAKIELFTTQIIKEDSQKLYGFLEKNEQQMFELLLKVNGIGASTAMAVCSTLDVNSFYKALNLGDESAFKKVAGIGVKVAKRILVELSDKKINLENIDENKSKAMQALLTLGFKQDKILQVLKDCTHENTSDLIKEALKKLS; translated from the coding sequence GTGATTTATGCTATTGAGGGGATAGTTACTCAAAAAGAACCTACCTTTGTCATCATTAAAACAAGCTCTGGGCTTAGTTATGGGGTGTTTGTTTCTTTATTTTGTAGCACAAAGATAGAAAAAGGTGCAAAAATAGAACTTTTTACGACTCAAATCATCAAAGAAGACTCACAAAAACTTTACGGCTTTTTGGAAAAAAACGAGCAACAAATGTTTGAGCTACTTCTAAAAGTTAATGGCATAGGGGCAAGTACAGCCATGGCTGTTTGCTCTACTCTTGATGTTAATTCTTTTTATAAAGCTTTAAATTTGGGCGATGAAAGTGCTTTTAAAAAGGTTGCTGGTATTGGCGTGAAAGTTGCTAAAAGGATTCTTGTTGAACTTAGTGATAAGAAGATTAACTTAGAAAATATCGATGAAAACAAGTCTAAAGCCATGCAAGCCCTACTTACACTCGGCTTTAAACAAGATAAGATCTTGCAAGTTTTAAAAGACTGCACTCATGAAAACACAAGCGATCTTATCAAAGAAGCTCTTAAAAAACTCTCTTAA
- a CDS encoding RsmB/NOP family class I SAM-dependent RNA methyltransferase: MALFDLKVYLKQIYPDEHESVLASFEKPKDICIFLNTLKTDDKCLEYELSKEHIPFERLDEFTYRIKGEYKSKLSFSKAFLEHLFYIQNYSSYLCAKALNAKPYESVLDMCAAPGGKSINLANFMQNKGYLACVEASKDRFFTLQKILKNYGVLNFKCFLKDAKLIGKLCPLKFDKILLDAPCSTFAKMGLYVQKSQKELKMLSILQKKLLHSALKALKVNGELVYSTCTFLKEENEEVIKNALKSEFKLKLLELNLEGVNAKNAFADEFDELKKAKRILPDTFCDGFFVAKLKKLS; the protein is encoded by the coding sequence TTGGCATTATTTGATCTTAAGGTGTATTTGAAACAAATTTATCCTGATGAGCATGAAAGCGTGCTTGCAAGTTTTGAAAAGCCAAAGGACATTTGTATTTTTTTAAATACCTTAAAAACAGATGATAAATGCCTTGAATACGAGCTTTCAAAAGAGCATATTCCCTTCGAAAGACTTGATGAATTTACCTATAGGATAAAAGGCGAGTACAAATCAAAGCTAAGTTTTTCAAAAGCCTTTTTAGAGCATTTGTTTTATATACAAAATTATTCTTCTTATTTGTGTGCTAAAGCTCTTAATGCAAAGCCTTATGAAAGCGTGCTTGATATGTGTGCAGCTCCTGGTGGAAAAAGCATAAATTTAGCTAATTTCATGCAAAATAAAGGCTATTTAGCCTGTGTTGAGGCAAGTAAAGATCGTTTTTTTACCCTACAAAAAATACTTAAAAACTATGGCGTTTTAAATTTTAAGTGCTTTTTAAAAGATGCTAAGCTTATAGGCAAGCTTTGTCCCTTGAAATTTGATAAAATTTTACTTGATGCACCCTGTTCAACCTTTGCAAAAATGGGACTTTATGTTCAAAAAAGCCAAAAAGAGCTTAAAATGCTCAGTATTTTACAAAAAAAGCTTTTGCACTCAGCACTAAAAGCCTTAAAGGTTAATGGCGAGCTTGTGTATAGCACTTGCACCTTTTTAAAAGAAGAAAATGAAGAAGTGATCAAAAATGCTTTGAAAAGTGAGTTTAAACTTAAGCTTTTAGAACTTAACTTAGAGGGCGTTAATGCTAAAAATGCCTTTGCTGATGAATTTGATGAGCTCAAAAAAGCAAAAAGAATTTTACCTGATACTTTTTGTGACGGCTTTTTTGTAGCAAAACTAAAAAAACTTTCATAA
- a CDS encoding alpha/beta fold hydrolase: MAQTSINYKNENFTLSYELLNLDKKPILLILHGWGANKELMKTAFKDSFKEYKHLYIDLCGFGGSNAPLVLNSLDYAQILSSFLKEKDFSPELLMGHSFGGKICTILALEQEKSPKAIILLSSAGILWQKRLSIRLKIKLFKLLKGLGFSRFYKFFASKDAINLSPLMYETFKSVVGEDFCSYFARLKIKTLIFWGIDDKATPLKSGEKIHSLIKNSSFYALKGDHFFFLNKENIDFIDELTTRI; encoded by the coding sequence ATGGCACAAACAAGTATCAACTATAAAAACGAAAATTTCACTCTTAGTTATGAACTGCTAAATTTAGACAAAAAGCCCATTTTGCTCATCTTGCATGGTTGGGGAGCAAATAAAGAGCTAATGAAAACTGCTTTTAAGGATAGCTTTAAAGAATACAAACACCTTTATATCGATCTTTGTGGCTTTGGAGGCTCAAATGCCCCACTTGTCTTAAATAGCCTTGATTATGCTCAAATTTTAAGCTCTTTTTTAAAAGAAAAAGATTTTAGCCCTGAGCTTTTGATGGGGCATTCTTTTGGAGGAAAAATTTGCACCATCCTAGCTTTAGAGCAAGAAAAAAGCCCTAAAGCCATTATCTTGCTTTCTTCAGCTGGCATACTTTGGCAAAAAAGGCTTTCTATCAGGCTTAAAATCAAGCTTTTTAAGCTTTTAAAAGGTCTTGGTTTTTCTCGTTTTTATAAATTTTTTGCAAGTAAAGACGCCATAAATTTAAGTCCATTAATGTATGAAACCTTTAAAAGCGTTGTGGGTGAGGATTTTTGCTCTTATTTTGCAAGGCTTAAGATAAAAACCCTTATTTTTTGGGGCATTGATGATAAGGCTACGCCTTTAAAAAGTGGGGAAAAAATCCACTCTTTGATTAAAAATAGTAGTTTTTACGCACTAAAAGGAGATCACTTTTTTTTCCTAAATAAAGAAAATATTGATTTTATTGATGAACTTACGACGAGGATTTAG
- a CDS encoding substrate-binding domain-containing protein: MKKIILASVLSSALLSAADLKIAGSSTVYPFTSFVAEEYAAIYKSRTPVVESIGTGGGFKVFCEGKTDISNASRTIKSSEFEVCQKNGVKDIVGVMIGYDGIVLAQNKTNAPLSISLEQLFLALAKQIPQNGKLVENPYKKWSDIDKNLPNRKIVIYGPPSSSGTRDSIEELVLSKVSSKFKEYGEQAGKYKTIRQDAAYIPSGENDNLIVSKLVADKEAFGLFGYGFLASNKDKINAAKIDNIEASEANISSLKYELSRSLYIYVNTKNQDALKFAKLYMSDDLAASGGELERIGLVPLDKTLLKTTQEHIQKANKLDENLVKAGKIF; this comes from the coding sequence ATGAAAAAGATTATCTTGGCTTCGGTTTTATCTTCAGCTCTTTTAAGTGCTGCTGATTTAAAAATAGCTGGTTCATCAACGGTTTATCCTTTCACTAGCTTTGTAGCAGAAGAATACGCAGCCATTTATAAAAGCAGAACCCCTGTTGTTGAAAGCATAGGCACGGGAGGAGGTTTTAAGGTTTTTTGCGAGGGCAAAACAGATATTTCAAATGCTTCAAGAACGATAAAATCAAGCGAATTTGAAGTGTGTCAAAAAAACGGCGTTAAAGACATAGTAGGCGTAATGATAGGTTATGATGGCATAGTTTTAGCACAAAATAAAACTAATGCTCCCTTAAGTATCAGCCTTGAACAACTTTTCCTAGCCTTAGCAAAGCAAATCCCACAAAATGGCAAGCTCGTAGAAAACCCTTATAAAAAATGGAGTGATATAGATAAAAACTTGCCAAATCGCAAAATCGTAATTTATGGACCACCCTCAAGCTCAGGCACAAGAGATAGCATAGAAGAGCTGGTTTTAAGCAAGGTTTCAAGTAAATTTAAAGAATATGGCGAACAAGCTGGCAAATACAAAACCATTCGCCAAGATGCAGCCTATATACCAAGTGGGGAAAATGATAATTTGATCGTTTCAAAATTAGTAGCCGATAAAGAAGCCTTTGGACTTTTTGGATATGGCTTTTTAGCAAGCAATAAAGATAAAATCAATGCTGCAAAGATCGATAACATAGAAGCAAGCGAAGCAAATATTTCAAGCTTAAAATATGAGCTTTCAAGAAGTCTTTATATCTATGTCAATACCAAAAACCAAGATGCCCTTAAATTTGCCAAACTTTACATGAGCGATGATTTGGCTGCAAGTGGTGGTGAGCTTGAAAGAATAGGTTTAGTCCCTCTTGATAAAACTCTTTTAAAGACTACTCAAGAACACATTCAAAAAGCAAATAAACTTGATGAAAATTTAGTGAAAGCAGGAAAAATATTTTGA